A region of Veillonellaceae bacterium DNA encodes the following proteins:
- a CDS encoding DUF188 domain-containing protein, whose product MEIWIDGDGCPVVRETERAARKFKIPVTIICDTSHRIESDYSRVKTVDKGADSADFVLTNLLKEGDIVITQDYGAAAMALARKAYAFHQDGWQYTENNIDGLLMKRHLAKKAMRSGKHHLKGPPARTREAGKIFQEKLEDFLQSKIKG is encoded by the coding sequence ATGGAAATATGGATAGACGGGGATGGATGCCCGGTCGTGCGTGAAACGGAAAGGGCGGCCAGGAAATTCAAGATTCCCGTGACGATCATCTGCGATACGAGTCACCGGATTGAATCGGATTACAGCCGCGTGAAGACGGTGGACAAGGGCGCTGATTCTGCTGATTTCGTCCTGACGAATCTTCTGAAGGAAGGAGATATCGTTATAACGCAGGATTATGGCGCAGCGGCCATGGCTCTTGCCAGGAAGGCATATGCTTTTCATCAGGACGGCTGGCAGTACACGGAGAACAACATAGACGGGCTCCTCATGAAGCGGCATCTGGCCAAGAAGGCCATGAGAAGCGGCAAGCATCATTTGAAAGGGCCTCCGGCAAGGACCAGGGAGGCGGGGAAGATCTTCCAGGAAAAACTGGAAGATTTCCTTCAGAGTAAAATAAAAGGCTGA
- a CDS encoding ECF transporter S component, whose protein sequence is MGKISQPPQEYRSFMSVKELTISGLLAGITIFLGITGYGFIPLIVMNATILHIPTIIGTIVAGPKVGVIVGVLFGLFSFVQTLRAPSLLMQFALQYSVLYDAFICIVPRICIALVVWALYRHLPCGTALRTGIAAVAGSLTNTILFLGSFFLLVGAPYAAARGISVEAVGAMILGIVGMNGVPEALVSGIIVVPIVMTLKKAGWKLK, encoded by the coding sequence ATGGGAAAAATCAGTCAGCCGCCACAGGAGTACCGCTCTTTCATGAGCGTCAAAGAACTCACGATCTCAGGGCTTTTAGCCGGGATCACCATTTTCCTGGGAATCACAGGGTACGGGTTTATCCCGCTGATCGTCATGAATGCGACGATCCTTCACATTCCCACTATCATCGGAACGATTGTAGCCGGACCAAAAGTCGGTGTCATCGTCGGAGTCCTGTTCGGGCTGTTTTCTTTTGTGCAGACGCTTCGTGCGCCCAGCCTTCTGATGCAGTTCGCTCTGCAGTACAGTGTGCTCTATGACGCATTCATCTGCATTGTGCCGCGTATCTGCATCGCACTCGTCGTATGGGCACTCTATCGCCATCTCCCCTGCGGAACGGCGCTCCGCACCGGCATTGCAGCAGTCGCAGGTTCCCTGACGAACACGATCCTCTTCCTTGGATCCTTCTTCCTCCTGGTCGGCGCTCCTTATGCAGCAGCCAGAGGAATTTCCGTCGAAGCAGTCGGCGCTATGATTCTTGGCATCGTTGGCATGAACGGTGTTCCGGAAGCGCTCGTATCCGGCATCATCGTCGTACCGATTGTCATGACGCTCAAGAAAGCCGGATGGAAATTGAAATAA
- a CDS encoding DEAD/DEAH box helicase, which translates to MNAFTALGVSAALTDIMKLQGIVKPTPIQEASIPSIFKGKDVIGRSQTGTGKTLAYLLPVIQRVGTEKNTTQVLIMTPTRELSRQIFDVLRPFAIKLDIDAADIIGGRTIENQLRKLKRDPAVIIGTPGRLLDHIRRRSLDLSNVKTVILDEADQMLANGFREDIEALVDETPKKRQVLLFSATMPDDAKRLARKYMNQPVYIDVAEKAAASTVDQRVYETTKPHKFKLLLKHLNEMNPYMAVVFCNTREGAHELAEKLQEETNFVVDEIHGDMSQSQRNQVIREFEKAKIQVLVASDIAARGLDVEGVTHVFNYDIPRNLEYYVHRIGRTGRAGTSGIAITYATPEDGLLLRKLEKSISETITRYDEKGNVRRVRQGKPAKKVVIPGMYKPTKSKEHKALGHKGKNMRQKRKDKPAQKGTKGRKKK; encoded by the coding sequence ATGAACGCATTTACCGCACTCGGTGTGAGTGCTGCTTTAACAGATATCATGAAACTTCAGGGAATCGTGAAGCCCACCCCGATCCAGGAAGCTTCCATTCCTTCCATTTTCAAGGGGAAGGACGTCATCGGCCGTTCCCAGACAGGCACGGGCAAGACGCTTGCCTATCTGCTGCCTGTAATCCAGAGAGTGGGTACAGAAAAGAATACGACACAGGTCCTTATCATGACGCCGACGAGAGAACTCTCCAGGCAGATTTTCGATGTGCTGCGCCCCTTTGCCATCAAGCTCGATATTGACGCTGCCGATATCATCGGCGGACGTACGATCGAAAACCAGCTGCGCAAGCTGAAACGCGATCCAGCTGTCATTATCGGCACTCCTGGCCGTCTTCTCGATCATATCAGAAGAAGAAGCCTCGATCTGTCCAATGTGAAGACTGTCATTCTTGATGAAGCAGATCAGATGCTTGCCAATGGATTCAGGGAAGATATTGAAGCGCTCGTTGATGAAACACCAAAGAAGCGCCAGGTTCTCCTTTTCTCTGCAACGATGCCTGATGACGCAAAGCGCCTTGCAAGGAAGTATATGAACCAGCCCGTCTACATCGACGTCGCTGAGAAGGCAGCGGCATCCACTGTTGACCAGAGAGTCTATGAAACGACGAAACCGCACAAGTTCAAACTGCTCCTGAAGCATCTGAATGAAATGAACCCGTACATGGCAGTCGTCTTCTGCAACACCCGCGAAGGCGCGCATGAGCTCGCTGAGAAGCTGCAGGAAGAAACGAATTTCGTCGTCGATGAAATCCATGGCGACATGAGCCAGAGCCAGAGAAACCAGGTTATCCGCGAATTTGAAAAGGCAAAGATCCAGGTCCTTGTCGCTTCAGATATTGCGGCACGCGGTCTTGATGTTGAAGGCGTCACGCATGTATTCAATTACGATATTCCGAGAAATCTGGAGTACTACGTCCACAGAATCGGACGTACGGGAAGAGCCGGCACATCCGGTATCGCTATTACCTACGCCACTCCGGAAGACGGACTTCTTTTGAGGAAACTTGAAAAGTCCATTTCCGAAACGATCACCCGTTATGACGAGAAGGGCAATGTCCGCCGCGTCAGACAGGGAAAGCCTGCCAAGAAGGTCGTCATTCCAGGCATGTACAAGCCTACAAAGAGCAAGGAGCACAAAGCTCTCGGCCATAAGGGCAAGAATATGCGCCAGAAGAGGAAGGACAAGCCTGCGCAGAAGGGTACCAAGGGAAGAAAGAAAAAGTAA
- the rplL gene encoding 50S ribosomal protein L7/L12: protein MTNEEILNAISEMSVLELSELVKAIEDKFGVSAAAPVAVAAAAPAAAAAEEEKTEFDVILKEVGAQKIQVIKAVREITGLGLKDAKALVDGAPKEVKTGVAKAEAEEMKKKLEEAGATVEMK from the coding sequence ATGACAAACGAAGAAATCCTTAACGCCATTAGCGAAATGTCCGTACTCGAACTTTCCGAACTCGTAAAAGCAATCGAAGACAAATTCGGTGTTTCCGCAGCAGCACCGGTAGCAGTTGCAGCAGCAGCTCCGGCAGCAGCAGCAGCTGAAGAAGAAAAGACTGAATTCGACGTAATCCTGAAGGAAGTCGGTGCTCAGAAGATCCAGGTTATCAAAGCAGTTCGTGAAATCACCGGACTCGGCCTGAAAGATGCTAAAGCTCTCGTAGACGGCGCTCCGAAGGAAGTTAAGACTGGCGTAGCTAAAGCTGAAGCTGAAGAAATGAAGAAGAAGCTCGAAGAAGCTGGCGCAACAGTAGAAATGAAATAA
- the rplJ gene encoding 50S ribosomal protein L10 — translation MSEEKYEVNVRPEKVAVVEEMKEKLGYQGVVLVTFNKLDVKNATLLRRKFLAHGVEYKVIKNTLTRIAANDLGITGLDDLLQGPNGLAVCKDDPVAPAAALKEFLAETKSEAVVVKAGLLDGKVIDAKGVQALADLPSREQLLGMVAATLQAPIAGLARALNANIQKFAYAIEAVRKQKESA, via the coding sequence ATGAGCGAAGAAAAGTATGAAGTTAACGTTCGTCCTGAAAAAGTTGCCGTCGTTGAAGAAATGAAGGAAAAACTTGGTTACCAGGGCGTCGTACTCGTAACATTCAACAAACTCGACGTTAAGAACGCGACGCTGCTGCGCCGTAAGTTCCTGGCACACGGTGTTGAATACAAGGTCATTAAAAACACACTGACCCGCATCGCAGCTAACGATCTTGGAATCACAGGTCTCGATGATCTGCTTCAGGGCCCGAACGGTCTTGCAGTTTGCAAGGACGATCCGGTAGCACCGGCAGCAGCACTGAAAGAATTCCTGGCTGAAACCAAGAGCGAAGCAGTCGTTGTAAAAGCTGGCCTTCTCGATGGCAAAGTCATCGATGCAAAAGGCGTTCAGGCTCTGGCAGATCTGCCATCCAGAGAACAGCTGCTGGGTATGGTTGCAGCAACACTCCAGGCTCCTATCGCAGGACTGGCACGTGCACTCAACGCAAATATCCAGAAATTCGCATATGCTATCGAAGCAGTGCGTAAACAGAAAGAATCCGCGTAA
- the rplA gene encoding 50S ribosomal protein L1, protein MAKLTKKQKAAAAIVDSHKLYDIDEAVKLVKEAASAKFDETVEAAFNLNINPKYADQQLRGATVLPAGTGKTKKVLVFAKDHKEDEAKAAGADYVGGKELADKILQGWMDFDVVVATPDMMAVVGRLGRVLGPKGLMPNPKVGTVTMDVTKAVNEIKGGKVQYRTDKAGNVQVIIGKVSFDEDKLKQNLLAIFNTIQKARPASVKGNYMKSLTISSTMGPGIHLDIQAVAAPKAQ, encoded by the coding sequence ATGGCAAAACTGACAAAGAAACAGAAAGCCGCAGCAGCCATCGTTGACAGTCATAAACTCTATGACATCGACGAAGCTGTGAAGCTTGTAAAAGAAGCAGCATCCGCAAAATTCGACGAAACCGTTGAAGCTGCTTTCAACCTGAATATCAACCCGAAATATGCTGACCAGCAGCTCCGCGGCGCTACCGTACTTCCGGCAGGCACCGGCAAAACAAAGAAAGTCCTCGTGTTCGCAAAAGACCACAAGGAAGACGAAGCTAAGGCAGCAGGCGCAGACTATGTTGGCGGAAAAGAACTCGCTGACAAGATCCTGCAGGGCTGGATGGACTTTGACGTCGTAGTAGCTACACCGGACATGATGGCTGTTGTTGGCCGTCTGGGCCGTGTACTCGGACCGAAAGGCCTCATGCCAAACCCGAAGGTTGGCACCGTAACCATGGACGTTACAAAAGCTGTCAACGAAATCAAAGGCGGCAAGGTACAGTATCGTACCGATAAAGCCGGCAACGTACAGGTTATCATCGGCAAGGTATCCTTCGACGAAGATAAACTGAAACAGAACCTGCTCGCTATTTTCAATACCATTCAGAAGGCTCGTCCAGCTTCTGTAAAAGGTAACTACATGAAGAGCCTGACCATCAGCTCCACCATGGGCCCGGGAATCCACCTGGACATCCAGGCTGTAGCTGCACCGAAAGCTCAATAA
- the rplK gene encoding 50S ribosomal protein L11, whose amino-acid sequence MAKKISKIVKLQVPAGKATPAPPVGPALGQAGVNIMAFVKDFNDRTAKQAGLIIPVEITVFEDRSFTFICKTPPAAVLLKKAAGLEKASGEPNKKKVGKVTKAQVKEIAETKMPDLNANTVEAAMRLVEGTARSMGIEVVD is encoded by the coding sequence ATGGCAAAGAAAATTTCTAAGATTGTAAAACTGCAGGTACCGGCAGGTAAAGCTACTCCGGCTCCGCCAGTAGGCCCGGCCCTCGGCCAGGCAGGCGTTAACATCATGGCTTTCGTTAAAGACTTTAACGATCGTACTGCTAAGCAGGCAGGCCTGATTATCCCTGTAGAAATTACAGTATTTGAAGATAGAAGCTTTACATTCATTTGTAAGACTCCTCCGGCAGCAGTTCTTCTGAAGAAGGCAGCTGGTCTGGAAAAGGCTTCTGGTGAACCGAACAAGAAGAAAGTCGGCAAGGTCACCAAAGCTCAGGTTAAGGAAATCGCTGAAACAAAGATGCCTGACCTGAACGCAAATACAGTAGAAGCAGCAATGCGCCTTGTAGAAGGCACAGCCCGTTCTATGGGCATCGAAGTTGTAGACTAA
- the nusG gene encoding transcription termination/antitermination protein NusG produces the protein MPDIEAEDKNISKEEQPEVSAPTEIGKPSEGSQKDIRWYVIHTYSGYENKVKDTLTRKVHSMGMDDTILQILLPLQDEEEEKDGKTKVVSRKVFPGYLLIQMEVNDRSWYVVRNTPGVTGFVGTTTKPIPLSDEEAERIIHGNGQKAQPTTDVKAGDRIRITKGPFEDRTAVVLEVSDDKSKVKADISSFGTTTTIELEAGSFDPL, from the coding sequence ATGCCGGATATCGAAGCTGAAGACAAGAATATTTCAAAAGAAGAACAACCGGAAGTCAGCGCGCCGACTGAAATCGGCAAACCTTCCGAAGGCTCCCAGAAAGACATCCGCTGGTATGTAATTCATACATACTCCGGATACGAGAATAAGGTCAAGGATACGCTGACCAGAAAAGTTCATTCCATGGGAATGGATGATACAATCCTTCAGATCCTTCTGCCGCTTCAGGATGAAGAGGAAGAAAAGGATGGGAAGACAAAGGTTGTATCCCGCAAGGTTTTCCCTGGCTATCTTCTGATCCAGATGGAAGTCAATGACAGAAGCTGGTATGTCGTAAGAAACACGCCTGGTGTTACAGGTTTTGTCGGAACAACCACAAAGCCGATTCCGCTCTCTGATGAAGAAGCAGAACGCATCATCCATGGCAACGGACAGAAGGCTCAGCCAACGACTGACGTCAAGGCAGGGGACCGCATCCGCATCACCAAGGGACCTTTTGAAGATCGTACCGCAGTTGTGCTGGAAGTATCCGATGACAAGAGCAAAGTCAAAGCGGATATCAGCAGCTTTGGCACGACGACTACTATCGAGCTCGAAGCGGGTTCATTCGATCCGCTTTGA
- the secE gene encoding preprotein translocase subunit SecE → MAKAKRPTSAAKAKEANESWTRFFKETKMEMKKVIWPTRKQMIQYTIAVIVSVILVSIMIVAVDFVFMGLSKLLVNAVG, encoded by the coding sequence ATGGCCAAGGCGAAGCGTCCAACATCGGCAGCGAAAGCAAAGGAAGCCAATGAATCCTGGACAAGGTTTTTCAAAGAAACCAAGATGGAAATGAAGAAGGTCATCTGGCCGACTAGAAAGCAGATGATTCAGTATACCATTGCCGTCATTGTGTCCGTGATATTGGTGTCCATTATGATCGTTGCAGTAGACTTCGTATTCATGGGCCTCTCCAAGTTATTAGTCAACGCTGTGGGCTGA
- the rpmG gene encoding 50S ribosomal protein L33: MREGITLACTECKRRNYRTNKNKKNTTERIEMMKYCKWCHKHTLHKETK; this comes from the coding sequence ATGCGTGAAGGAATTACTCTTGCATGCACAGAATGCAAGCGCCGCAATTATCGTACGAACAAGAACAAGAAGAATACGACTGAACGTATCGAAATGATGAAGTACTGCAAATGGTGCCACAAACACACTCTTCATAAGGAAACGAAATAA
- the tuf gene encoding elongation factor Tu, which yields MAKAHYERTKPHVNIGTIGHVDHGKTTLTAAITKVLAEEGKANFLDYASIDKAPEERARGITINTSTVEYETETRHYAHVDCPGHADYVKNMITGAAQMDGAILVVSAADGPMPQTREHILLAKQVGVPAIVVFLNKADQVDDPELIDLVEMEIRDLLSSYDYPGDEVPIIVGSALGALNGNPEDEQKIRDLMKAVDEYIPTPERDTDKPFLMPVEDVFTITGRGTVATGRVERGTVKVGDPAEIVGLQEKPTETVVTGVEMFRKTLDQAMAGDNIGALLRGIDRKDIERGQVLSKPGSVHPHTEFTAQVYVLTKDEGGRHTPFFNGYRPQFFFRTTDVTGDITLPEGTEMCMPGDNVEMSVKLITPIAMEEGQRFAIREGGRTVGAGVVAKIAK from the coding sequence ATGGCAAAAGCACATTACGAAAGAACCAAGCCGCATGTTAACATTGGTACCATTGGCCACGTCGATCACGGCAAAACAACCCTGACCGCCGCTATCACCAAAGTTCTTGCTGAAGAAGGCAAAGCAAACTTCCTCGACTATGCTTCCATCGATAAAGCACCGGAAGAAAGAGCTCGTGGTATTACAATCAACACATCCACTGTTGAATATGAAACCGAAACCCGCCACTACGCACACGTAGACTGCCCAGGGCACGCTGACTATGTCAAGAACATGATCACCGGCGCAGCTCAGATGGACGGCGCTATCCTCGTAGTATCCGCAGCTGACGGCCCGATGCCGCAGACCCGCGAACACATTCTGCTCGCTAAGCAGGTAGGCGTACCGGCTATCGTTGTATTCCTGAACAAAGCTGACCAGGTAGACGATCCGGAACTGATCGACCTCGTAGAAATGGAAATCAGAGACCTCCTCTCTTCCTATGACTATCCAGGCGATGAAGTGCCGATTATCGTTGGCTCCGCACTGGGCGCTCTGAACGGCAACCCGGAAGATGAACAGAAGATCCGTGACCTGATGAAGGCTGTTGACGAATACATCCCGACTCCGGAACGTGACACTGATAAACCATTCCTGATGCCAGTCGAAGACGTATTCACCATCACCGGCCGTGGCACAGTTGCTACAGGCAGAGTTGAACGTGGTACCGTCAAAGTCGGCGACCCGGCTGAAATCGTCGGCCTGCAGGAAAAACCGACCGAAACCGTCGTAACCGGCGTTGAAATGTTCAGAAAGACCCTCGACCAGGCTATGGCAGGCGACAACATCGGCGCACTGCTCCGTGGTATCGATCGTAAAGACATCGAAAGAGGCCAGGTCCTCTCCAAACCAGGCAGCGTTCATCCGCACACAGAATTCACCGCACAGGTATACGTTCTGACCAAAGATGAAGGCGGCCGTCATACACCGTTCTTCAACGGCTATCGTCCACAGTTCTTCTTCAGAACCACTGACGTAACCGGCGACATCACCCTTCCGGAAGGCACCGAAATGTGCATGCCAGGCGATAACGTAGAAATGAGCGTTAAACTCATCACCCCGATCGCTATGGAAGAAGGCCAGCGTTTCGCTATCCGCGAAGGCGGCCGTACCGTTGGCGCAGGCGTTGTAGCTAAGATCGCAAAATAA
- a CDS encoding DUF951 domain-containing protein, with amino-acid sequence MKFIQFRIGDIVQMKKKHPCGSQEWEVMQLGSDMRVKCCGCGHIVLIPRPKFLKGAKKVLNRDVTQDTPLASRSEESTEG; translated from the coding sequence ATGAAGTTTATTCAATTTCGCATCGGAGACATCGTCCAGATGAAGAAGAAGCACCCCTGCGGCAGCCAGGAATGGGAAGTCATGCAGCTGGGGAGCGATATGCGCGTGAAGTGCTGCGGATGCGGACATATTGTCCTTATTCCAAGGCCGAAATTCCTGAAGGGGGCCAAGAAAGTCCTGAACAGGGATGTGACGCAGGATACGCCGCTGGCATCCAGATCGGAAGAGTCTACAGAGGGCTGA
- the whiA gene encoding DNA-binding protein WhiA encodes MSFTEQVKNELARIQRDDRDCRVAELLALLRMSGSFITGGHGRWGLEFSTGNSAVARRVLVYLKKDFGLMPSTMVRQGRRLRKKNVYTLVVQPSAEGLAFLNTMGLSPLAGVEDMENLKTDEEKRAYLAGAFLGGGSVSRPQSDYHLEMVTQSQKFAGEIVKAMKAFRMNAKLTDRKNDYIVYIKDGDEVSGFLQIVGAAQSYMDFEGVRVVKDMRNRVNRQVNCETANLQKTVDAAVRQSHLAQTLMDKVGESSLPPKLREACELRLAHPNASLSELAVICGITKSGLAHRFKKMEAMVAELGGVE; translated from the coding sequence ATGTCATTTACCGAACAAGTGAAAAATGAGCTTGCCCGTATCCAGAGGGATGACCGGGACTGCCGCGTGGCTGAGCTTCTGGCTCTCCTGCGCATGAGCGGCTCGTTCATTACAGGCGGCCATGGCCGCTGGGGACTGGAATTCTCCACGGGAAACAGCGCTGTTGCGCGCCGCGTCCTCGTTTATCTGAAGAAGGATTTCGGCCTCATGCCTTCCACGATGGTGCGGCAGGGGAGAAGACTCCGCAAGAAGAATGTCTACACGCTTGTCGTGCAGCCTTCCGCTGAAGGGCTTGCCTTCCTGAATACGATGGGGCTTTCGCCTCTGGCGGGCGTCGAGGATATGGAAAATCTGAAGACGGATGAAGAAAAGAGAGCGTACCTGGCAGGGGCATTCCTTGGCGGCGGCTCTGTCAGCCGTCCGCAGAGCGATTATCATCTCGAGATGGTGACGCAGTCCCAGAAGTTCGCCGGAGAAATCGTGAAGGCGATGAAAGCTTTCCGCATGAATGCCAAGCTGACGGACAGGAAAAATGATTATATAGTATATATAAAAGATGGCGATGAAGTGTCCGGATTTCTTCAGATTGTCGGCGCCGCCCAAAGCTACATGGACTTTGAAGGCGTCAGGGTCGTGAAGGACATGAGAAATCGCGTGAACCGTCAGGTCAACTGCGAGACAGCAAATCTGCAGAAAACGGTCGATGCGGCTGTCAGGCAGTCCCATCTGGCGCAGACTCTGATGGACAAGGTCGGAGAGTCTTCTCTCCCTCCGAAGCTCCGCGAAGCCTGCGAACTGCGGCTCGCTCATCCGAATGCCAGCCTTTCTGAGCTGGCTGTCATCTGCGGCATCACCAAGTCAGGCCTGGCACATCGTTTCAAGAAGATGGAAGCGATGGTTGCGGAGCTTGGCGGAGTGGAATAA
- a CDS encoding YvcK family protein, translated as MKHFVQWLYPGLSIKRWMLLFSVGIIILVFGATLIMNYQIFGVMEEHMLRLAYQITGSYSYTFLAICGTIMILAGIWIMLLAVRKLVKRFLELIAPDQKEVSKKLLSKIELSRGMRIVCIGGGHGLSMLLRGLKSKTSNISAIVTVADDGGSSGRLREEMGIIAPGDLRNCLVALADKESVLEQLFQYRFGGEGELAGHSLGNLFLAALIKEFGNPQNALEAASKVLNIRGQVIPATPERVRLVAKMSDGVSVEGESEISEYPQKAGKKVRIEKLSTIPDDPIAVGDALQAIKQADLITLGPGSLYTSVLPNLLVPEILQAIRESSAPVLYICNVMTQPGETTGFTVSDHLQAIIDHVGPGFVNFVLANNGTPRPEVLAQYAKVHAYPVRIDRAKVNDLGAVLIEADLLGIEKGAAQDNDVLANEIVQIHNLLQANIPPDALESYLRRSH; from the coding sequence ATGAAACATTTCGTTCAGTGGCTGTACCCCGGCCTGTCGATCAAGAGGTGGATGCTTCTCTTCTCTGTGGGCATCATCATCCTCGTCTTTGGCGCGACATTGATCATGAACTATCAGATCTTCGGCGTCATGGAAGAGCATATGCTCCGTCTGGCTTACCAGATCACGGGGAGTTACAGCTATACATTCCTTGCCATCTGCGGCACAATCATGATTCTTGCAGGCATCTGGATCATGCTTCTGGCGGTGAGAAAGCTGGTAAAGCGTTTCCTCGAGCTGATTGCTCCTGATCAGAAGGAAGTCTCCAAGAAGCTTCTTTCCAAGATCGAGCTTTCCAGAGGGATGCGCATCGTGTGCATCGGAGGCGGCCATGGTCTTTCCATGCTGCTCAGAGGTCTTAAGAGTAAGACATCCAATATTTCAGCCATCGTAACGGTGGCTGACGACGGCGGCTCCTCGGGACGTCTCCGTGAGGAAATGGGCATCATTGCTCCTGGCGATCTCAGGAACTGCCTTGTCGCTCTGGCTGACAAGGAATCCGTGCTGGAACAGCTCTTCCAGTACCGCTTCGGCGGGGAAGGGGAGCTTGCAGGGCACAGCCTTGGCAATCTCTTCCTGGCTGCCCTGATCAAGGAATTCGGCAATCCGCAGAATGCGCTTGAGGCAGCGAGTAAAGTCCTGAATATCCGCGGCCAGGTCATCCCGGCAACGCCTGAAAGGGTGCGCCTTGTCGCCAAGATGTCGGACGGTGTCTCTGTCGAAGGGGAATCGGAAATTTCCGAATATCCGCAGAAGGCAGGAAAGAAGGTCCGGATTGAAAAGCTTTCGACGATTCCGGATGATCCGATTGCCGTCGGGGATGCACTGCAGGCAATCAAGCAGGCAGACCTTATTACACTGGGGCCGGGAAGCCTCTATACATCGGTCCTCCCGAATCTCCTTGTTCCTGAAATTCTGCAGGCGATCCGCGAAAGCAGCGCGCCTGTGCTTTATATCTGCAATGTCATGACACAGCCTGGGGAAACGACCGGGTTTACGGTCAGCGATCATTTGCAGGCGATCATCGACCATGTGGGGCCCGGTTTCGTGAATTTCGTCCTTGCCAATAACGGGACGCCAAGACCGGAAGTCCTTGCGCAGTATGCCAAGGTCCATGCGTACCCCGTCAGGATCGACCGCGCGAAAGTCAATGATCTGGGCGCTGTCCTCATCGAGGCGGATCTCCTGGGTATTGAAAAAGGCGCAGCACAGGATAATGATGTGCTCGCCAATGAAATTGTGCAGATTCATAATCTGCTGCAGGCAAATATTCCGCCTGATGCGCTGGAATCTTACCTGAGAAGGAGTCATTAA
- the rapZ gene encoding RNase adapter RapZ, giving the protein MDDFRFVIITGMSGAGKTNFMQKLEDMGYYCVDNLPPILIARFADLCWKSTSNTRHVAVVTDIRGGSFFDALPQALKELEKRGIPHEVVFLEASDEALVRRYMETRRQHPLAKTMRIQDGIEQERKILAGVRAQADIIIDTTTMKTEDLKEYLNNRFGIDNHKKEMQITVFSFGFKYGIPIDADTVLDVRFLPNPFYVEKYKYWTGRVKEVGDYISAAPVTGEFLTKLYDFMDFMVEQFKESGKTQFTIAVGCTGGMHRSVFVTEKLGNHLKEKYGHVNIEHRDLHRNHVEHDAVDEQEG; this is encoded by the coding sequence ATGGATGATTTTCGTTTTGTCATTATTACAGGAATGAGCGGAGCAGGGAAAACGAATTTCATGCAGAAGCTGGAAGATATGGGCTATTACTGCGTGGATAATCTCCCTCCGATCCTGATAGCAAGGTTTGCTGATCTCTGCTGGAAGAGCACGTCGAATACGCGCCATGTGGCTGTCGTGACGGACATCCGCGGCGGGTCGTTCTTCGATGCGCTGCCGCAGGCTCTCAAGGAACTGGAAAAACGCGGCATCCCGCATGAAGTGGTATTCCTCGAAGCTTCGGATGAAGCGCTTGTTCGCCGCTACATGGAAACGCGCCGGCAGCATCCGCTTGCCAAGACGATGCGTATCCAGGACGGCATCGAGCAGGAAAGGAAAATTCTGGCGGGCGTCCGCGCGCAGGCAGATATCATCATCGATACGACGACGATGAAGACGGAAGACCTGAAGGAATACCTGAACAACCGCTTTGGCATCGACAATCACAAGAAGGAAATGCAGATCACTGTCTTTTCCTTCGGTTTCAAATACGGGATTCCGATTGATGCGGATACGGTGCTTGATGTCCGTTTCCTGCCGAATCCTTTCTATGTAGAGAAATACAAGTACTGGACAGGGCGCGTGAAGGAAGTCGGAGACTACATCAGCGCGGCGCCTGTCACGGGGGAATTCCTGACGAAGCTCTATGATTTCATGGATTTCATGGTCGAGCAGTTCAAGGAATCCGGCAAGACGCAGTTTACGATCGCCGTAGGATGCACGGGCGGCATGCACCGTTCTGTATTCGTTACGGAAAAGCTTGGAAATCATTTGAAGGAGAAGTATGGCCACGTGAATATTGAACATCGTGACCTCCACAGAAATCACGTGGAACACGATGCCGTCGATGAACAGGAGGGCTAG